The following proteins come from a genomic window of Pichia kudriavzevii chromosome 1, complete sequence:
- a CDS encoding uncharacterized protein (PKUD0A06660; Pfam Domains: SFT2(8.6e-37)), producing the protein MLNFFRKPSQGVVHLDTEESREATISTDSTDSTFRFVRNPFRNISWQIPSNPLFPEDDFENPREDPLWRLSYFERISVFLLSLVGSYSCYAICFIFFPLLSLKPRKFALIWTIGSLLFLLAFVVLNGPRKFWRHAATVERLPFTVSFVASISATLAFSVIWKHTLLVIVACVIQAVCSLCYTISYFPYGRQGLEIGGGIARARLDGWLAA; encoded by the coding sequence ATGCTGAACTTCTTCCGCAAGCCATCACAGGGGGTCGTCCACCTTGACACCGAGGAGTCAAGAGAGGCGACGATCTCGACGGACTCGACGGACTCGACGTTCCGATTTGTGAGAAATCCGTTTAGAAATATAAGTTGGCAAATACCGTCAAACCCCTTATTCCCAGAAGACGACTTTGAGAATCCTCGTGAAGACCCCCTATGGAGACTCTCCTATTTTGAGAGAATCTCCGTatttcttctctctcttgTCGGTAGCTACTCCTGCTATGCCATATGCTTCATATTTTTCCCGCTGTTATCTCTGAAACCCAGAAAGTTTGCCCTGATATGGACAATCGGATCCCTGCTGTTTCTACTGGCCTTTGTTGTCCTCAATGGACCACGCAAGTTTTGGAGACATGCTGCTACAGTGGAGAGATTACCCTTTACCGTGTCCTTTGTAGCATCCATCTCTGCAACACTCGCATTTTCCGTGATTTGGAAACATACTTTGCTAGTAATAGTGGCCTGTGTCATTCAGGCAGTTTGTTCCCTCTGCTATACCATATCCTACTTCCCCTATGGACGCCAAGGGCTGGAAATCGGTGGAGGAATAGCACGTGCCCGGCTGGATGGCTGGTTGGCAGCCTAG
- a CDS encoding uncharacterized protein (PKUD0A06620; similar to Saccharomyces cerevisiae YPR042C (PUF2) and YJR091C (JSN1); ancestral locus Anc_7.462), giving the protein MLPKTQQSRLSPTQHQHLGLQAQPQAQPQSQTHVNVNANANANANTNVKVQPQINSLPLPLSQPQLQSQVPVQQLQPPVSASAALGINTRHRSGTLPSSLSTNPIQQQTMTPPTSADFSLRMRSQSSLANSNALWDDQLSNASITSLDTTGNPSIHQQQQQQQYQQTRLRSYSNSNLDVPLASTPLAPSSFLTINEHVYPNGGSLRPRSQTFASPNQMLNQMNNINMPNNLPVNMQLNVNSFNMNDMNNINNLNNLNNINNINNLNNNTNNSMNLTNINNLSMNSLQLALQQQKQQKPLNRTSSFSVISNNQPLLLDNIQESSISITSTHTNPLLGPTDTLLIINIPNDPHISNSSNFNKILKNFGLVKSVRQIKCCDCPDLVIVAEFMDVESAINCRSQLNSYELYPGLKCSISFAKILEINNNLSLLDSLNYQINQASANSNTIPTIITPLANNNNNNHSSNCNQTNSNNNNINNNINNININNGNNNTPQKLDIQDQPFMRQHSKSISNVDDAIPPFNITNLNERIEDFTKVQNFVLSENPKLELDTDTLKSLIDNSLNYKNIKANDLGPLPPILNHKQFDNPSLRDLKKQLDQNQLSTLKIEELILSMDDELPELASDYLGNTIVQHFLEITSKDKSSYVLKEFLVKKLAPYLSQMSAHKNGTWAAQKLINTVCTNREMKIISDALKPYATQLFNDTYANYVIHGVLKFNFPYYNFIFESLLSSFLTISFNRFGSRSVRTCLESIDGQDGHSKEFITLIAIAILTWCCELMTDVNGSLLITWFLETCQTIENKHYLLAYVLTHESEFNNVEGNDGLVKDDGDEQKIENRQEGLEENENKIDGNLEENKKINDTTNGNNGNDDGQHKMLKNCRKFIKTCTLKLGTLSILKILNYRTNLEARNLILVKIFGDDILSCEFNIEEEKNQSDHRELILKSILIDPKGVSSIHGSNFIHKILSIPTLDPVLKRRIIHKVKLVLTDIISEFGYSLVSNNSLRRLGEECGIRGIGGNCHNRLNHHSFSHHNTLSTLGNWSSRSRSGSNSTNLTDQSPPVPNGGNKVDYDLLLRQQLEELTLNNNMNTMNNMNTMNNMNGVSNMNFMNFNNI; this is encoded by the coding sequence ATGCTGCCCAAAACTCAGCAGAGCAGGCTCTCTCCGACccaacatcaacatttGGGTCTTCAAGCTCAGCCTCAAGCTCAGCCTCAATCTCAAACACATGTAAATGtaaatgcaaatgcaaatgcaaatgcaaacacAAACGTCAAAGTACAACCTCAAATAAATTCTCTGCCATTGCCTCTATCCCAGCCCCAATTACAATCACAAGTGCCGGTGCAACAATTACAACCTCCCGTGTCGGCATCGGCCGCCCTTGGTATTAATACAAGACATAGATCAGGTACTCTTCCTTCGTCGTTATCGACAAAtccaattcaacaacagacaATGACGCCTCCAACTTCGGCAGATTTCTCCTTGAGAATGAGATCTCAATCCTCACTGgcaaattcaaatgctCTTTGGGATGATCAATTATCTAATGCTTCAATAACCTCTTTAGATACAACGGGGAATCCGTCCATtcatcaacagcaacagcaacagcaatatcaacaaacGAGGCTTAGATCGTATTCAAATAGTAATTTGGATGTCCCTCTTGCAAGTACTCCGTTAGCTCCTTCCTCCTTTTTGACAATTAATGAACACGTTTATCCAAATGGCGGGAGTTTAAGACCTAGATCTCAGACTTTTGCATCTCCTAATCAAATGTTGAACCAAATGAATAATATTAATATGCCAAATAACTTACCTGTAAATATGCAATTGAATGTCAATAGTTTCAATATGAATGATATGAATAACATTAACAATTTAAACAACTTGAATAATATAAACAATAtaaataatttgaataataATACTAATAATTCTATGAATCTTACTAATATCAATAATTTAAGTATGAATTCCTTACAATTGGCattgcaacaacaaaaacaacaaaaaccTCTTAACAGAACATCTTCGTTTTCTGTTATTTCGAATAACCAACCTCTACTTTTGGATAACATCCAAGAATCTTCAATCTCAATAACTTCTACTCATACAAACCCCTTGTTAGGTCCAACAGATACTTTACTAATAATTAATATTCCAAATGACCCTCATATCTCAAATTCATCTAATTTCAAtaagatattgaaaaattttggCTTAGTGAAGTCAGTTCGTCAAATCAAGTGTTGTGATTGCCCCGATTTAGTCATTGTTGCAGAATTTATGGATGTTGAATCTGCAATCAATTGTAGATCCCAATTAAATAGTTATGAATTATATCCGGGATTAAAATGCTCAATATCATTTGCTAAAATCCTGgaaatcaataataatTTATCGTTATTGGACTCAttgaattatcaaataaacCAAGCATCGGCTAATTCAAACACAATCCCAACAATCATTACTCCGTTAgctaataataataataataatcatAGTAGTAACTGCAACCAAACCAAcagtaataataataatattaacaacaacatcaataACATTAATATTAATAATGGCAATAATAATACGCCTCAAAAATTGGATATACAGGACCAACCGTTTATGAGACAACATTCAAAGTCGATTTccaatgttgatgatgcaaTTCCACCTTTTAACATTACGAATTTGAATGAGAGAATAGAGGACTTCACAAAAGTCCAAAACTTTGTCTTATCCGAAAATCCGAAATTAGAATTAGATACAGATACATTGAAGTCATTGATTGATAACTCCCTAAATTATAAAAACATAAAAGCCAATGATCTTGGTCCTTTACCTCCAATTTTAAACCACAAACAATTTGACAACCCTTCGTTGCGTgacttgaagaaacaacTAGATCAGAATCAACTATCAACTTTAAAGATCGAGGAATTAATTTTGTCGATGGATGACGAACTACCAGAATTAGCGTCTGATTACTTGGGTAATACAATCGTTCAACATTTCTTGGAAATCACCTCAAAGGACAAGTCGAGTTATGTCTTAAAGGAGTTTTtagtaaaaaaattggcTCCATATCTATCCCAAATGTCTGCTCATAAAAATGGTACTTGGGCAGCTCAAAAGCTGATTAATACTGTTTGCACTAATagagaaatgaaaataataagCGATGCACTTAAACCTTATGCGACACAACTATTCAATGACACTTATGCAAATTATGTTATTCATGGTGTGttaaaattcaactttCCTTATtataatttcatttttgaatctCTATTATCTTCGTTTTTGACTATCTCCTTCAATAGATTTGGTTCAAGATCAGTTAGAACTTGTCttgaatcaattgatgGGCAAGATGGTCACTCTAAAGAATTCATTACATTGATTGCAATTGCAATTTTGACTTGGTGTTGTGAGTTAATGACCGATGTTAATGGTTCTTTACTAATAACTTGGTTCCTAGAAACATGccaaacaattgaaaataagcACTATTTATTAGCTTATGTGTTAACACACGAAAGCGAATTCAATAATGTTGAGGGTAATGATGGTCTTGTCAAAGATGATGGCGATGAGcagaaaatagaaaatagACAAGAAGGtttagaagaaaatgaaaataaaattgatggaAATCTggaggaaaacaaaaagattAATGATACCACAAACGGGAACAATGGAAATGATGATGGACAGCACAAAATGCTGAAGAATTGTAGAAAGTTCATAAAAACGTGTACGCTAAAATTGGGTACTTTGAGTATCTTAAAAATACTGAATTACAGAACTAATTTAGAAGCAagaaatttgattttagttAAAATTTTTGGCGATGATATTTTAAGTTGCGAGtttaatattgaagaagagaagaacCAGTCTGATCATAGAGAACTAATACTTAAATCGATCCTTATCGATCCTAAAGGTGTCAGCTCCATCCATGGCTCTAATTTTATCCACAAGATACTATCCATTCCTACGTTAGATCCAGTTTTGAAGAGACGTATAATCCATAAGGTAAAGCTGGTACTGACAGATATTATATCGGAATTTGGATATTCACTTGTTTCTAATAACTCCCTGCGAAGATTAGGTGAAGAGTGTGGAATTAGAGGTATCGGCGGCAATTGTCATAACCGTTTAAACCACCATAGCTTTAGCCATCATAACACTCTTTCTACTCTTGGTAACTGGAGTTCAAGATCAAGGTCGGGCAGTAACTCAACCAATCTAACAGACCAGAGCCCACCAGTGCCAAATGGAGGCAATAAGGTTGATTATGATTTATTGTTAAGGCAGCAACTTGAAGAGCTGACATTaaacaacaacatgaaCACTATGAATAACATGAACACCatgaacaatatgaacGGTGTGAGcaacatgaattttatgaatttcaacaatataTAA
- a CDS encoding uncharacterized protein (PKUD0A06640; Pfam Domains: Helicase_C(7.2e-22)|DEAD(6.8e-21)|ResIII(1.8e-17)): protein MESFSSQDSFEFDEVDDEQLDAVLNVTGASNHKGTRDHLPEYVEVQPHPPPPSASTISKHLNYDNLDTIVYPTNLQMRDYQYQIVQRALFENTLCAIPTGLGKTFIASTVMLNFFNWTNNLKIIFMAPTKPLVAQQIKAFLQISGISMAFTDILLDRTRRNRRQIWDSKRVLFTTPQVVENDLKFGILDPVNVALLVIDEAHRATGNYAYTNVISFMNRFNSSFRVLALTATPGSDVEAIQNVIKNLNISRIELRTENDPDIAKYIKTKTIEKLDCPKTDEIDTIVNYICEAIQPVLQKANDAGIYDITDPAKINHFMAMEKSQKIIKNPKLSEGLKWSYYFILQLLGTVGQCLRRLNIYGVNVFYNYFLEKYTEFTTKFSNKKSTNKLAASFYYHDQIIEMKKYVERLLENDLQNNSKDHIKGEFAHTKLQYTVKELTTFFQESKQSSSSCIIFTEYRESALEIVRVLENANTAIGEELLRPHIFIGQSKEKDKFDQDAYLMKILPKKKKKALEEKKNKANGKETIDGKENTLEPRDAERLGSSEMAQLKGMNQKSQKELIQNFKNGTYNILVATSIGEEGLDIGEVDLIVCFDSTQSPIKNIQRMGRTGRKRDGRVLLLFSSNERTKFESAMGKYEWIQNQIKNSSSFQYFDAEKNRIVPQNITPKVELRYITIPQENEHLLTESDIVDTDEFIKLAAQTIQKNGKPPKKRKILGKKASKDDNKQTKLDKVFFIPANAQEGFKPALSLVKQVRPGTAIKQLPALIIKPQAKPTLGPLPSSSGANESIDLTINSSDEQTNEGQTEGDKTSDISGNILPRASNQPHGVSKEGDKLNINFDDFSEDEFSDVSFSDISKNAVTLGSSLPAKRPFTDLSSDIFSDGIDDDELIRQLEKNEVVEDQPRPAKR, encoded by the coding sequence ATGGAATCCTTCTCTTCACAAGATTCCTTTGAATTCGACGAGGTCGATGACGAACAGCTGGACGCTGTCCTTAATGTTACCGGCGCGTCCAATCACAAAGGTACGAGGGATCACCTGCCAGAATATGTAGAAGTACAACCTCATCCACCACCTCCATCCGCTTCTACAATCAGCAAACACTTGAACTATGACAACCTGGATACAATTGTCTATCCAACAAACCTCCAGATGCGGGACTATCAATACCAGATTGTCCAAAGGGCGCTGTTTGAAAACACATTGTGTGCCATTCCTACAGGTTTGGGTAAGACTTTCATTGCATCCACGGTGATgctgaattttttcaattggacaaacaacttgaaaatcaTCTTTATGGCTCCTACAAAACCGTTGGTGGCACAACAGATCAAGGCCTTCCTCCAAATCTCGGGCATTTCTATGGCATTCACTGATATCTTGCTAGATAGAACAAGGAGAAATAGGAGACAGATTTGGGATTCGAAACGTGTCTTGTTCACGACTCCGCAGGTTGTTGAGAATGACTTAAAGTTTGGAATTCTGGACCCAGTAAACGTGGCTCTCCTGGTCATTGATGAAGCCCATCGTGCAACGGGGAATTATGCATACACCAATGTCATTTCGTTCATGAATAGATTCAACTCTTCCTTTAGAGTCTTGGCCTTGACTGCCACTCCTGGTTCAGATGTTGAAGCAATACAGAATGTTATAAAAAATCTAAACATTAGCAGAATAGAACTAAGAACAGAAAACGACCCTGATATTGCCAAATACATCAAGACAAagacaattgaaaaattggattgCCCTAAAACTGATGAAATAGACACAATTGTAAACTATATATGCGAAGCAATACAACCGGTATTGCAAAAGGCTAATGATGCTGGCATCTATGATATCACCGACCCTGCCAAAATTAATCATTTTATGGCCATGGAAAAATCTCAAAAGATTataaaaaatccaaaattaTCCGAAGGTTTGAAATGGTCCTATTACTTCATTCTACAGTTATTAGGAACAGTAGGTCAGTGTCTTAGAAGGCTCAACATTTATGGAGTTAATGTCTTCTACAATTactttttggaaaaatacACAGAATTCACCACAAAATTCAGTAACAAAAAGTCAACTAATAAATTGGCAGCTTCTTTTTACTATCATGATCAGATaatagaaatgaaaaaatatgtgGAACGATTACTCGAGAATGATTTACAAAACAACAGTAAGGATCATATTAAGGGAGAATTTGCACATACTAAATTACAATATACAGTTAAAGAATTGAcaactttttttcaagagaGCAAACAATCATCCTCTTCGTGTATTATATTTACCGAATATCGTGAGTCTGCACTAGAAATTGTCCGTGTattagaaaatgcaaatacaGCTATTGGTGAAGAGTTGCTTCGACCGCACATTTTCATTGGCcaatcaaaggaaaaagacaAATTTGATCAGGATGCAtacttgatgaaaattcttcctaaaaagaagaaaaaggctttagaagaaaagaagaataagGCAAATGGGAAGGAAACAATCGATGGTAAGGAAAATACACTTGAACCTAGGGATGCAGAACGATTAGGTAGTTCGGAAATGGCTCAGTTGAAGGGTATGAACCAAAAATCACAAAAGGAATTAATTCAGAACTTCAAAAATGGTACCTATAATATCCTTGTCGCCACATCTATCGGTGAAGAGGGTTTAGATATAGGTGAGGTTGATCTCATTGTGTGTTTTGATTCTACCCAGTCACCAATCaagaatattcaaagaatggGTAGGACTGGGCGTAAACGTGATGGTCGTGTTCTTTTACTGTTCAGTTCCAAtgaaagaacaaaattcGAGAGTGCCATGGGTAAATATGAATGGATCCAAAACCAGATTAAGAACTCATCAAGTTTCCAATACTTTgatgctgaaaaaaatcGTATCGTTCCTCAAAATATAACGCCAAAGGTTGAATTGAGGTACATAACAATTCCTCAAGAAAACGAGCACCTACTAACGGAGTCAGATATTGTAGATACTGACGAATTTATTAAACTCGCAGCACAGACAATACAGAAAAATGGGAAGCCACCAAAGAAACGTAAAATCTTAGGTAAGAAAGCTTCAAAGGATGATAACAAACAAACGAAATTAGACAAGGTATTCTTTATACCGGCAAATGCACAGGAAGGATTCAAGCCTGCATTGTCTTTGGTCAAGCAAGTTCGCCCAGGAACGGCAATTAAGCAACTACCTGCACTGATAATTAAACCACAGGCAAAGCCAACTTTGGGTCCTCTGCCTTCATCTTCAGGCGCTAATGAGAGCATTGATCTAACTATTAACTCAAGTGATGAACAAACCAATGAAGGCCAAACCGAAGGCGATAAAACAAGTGATATTAGTGGTAATATCCTACCAAGAGCTTCTAATCAACCACATGGTGTGTCGAAAGAAGGGGATAAGTTAaatatcaattttgatgatttctctgaagatgaattcTCCGATGTGTCATTTTCTGATATTTCGAAAAATGCTGTTACCCTTGGATCCTCCCTTCCTGCAAAGCGTCCATTTACTGACCTTTCTTCTGATATCTTTTCCGATGGTattgatgacgatgaacTGATCAGACAACTAGAAAAGAATGAAGTTGTGGAAGATCAACCGAGACCAGCAAAAAGATGA
- a CDS encoding uncharacterized protein (PKUD0A06650; Pfam Domains: Sulfatase(7.7e-55)), whose translation MTAISKRPNFIVIVADDLGFTDTSAFGGEINTPNLNKLAQRGLRFTDFHTASACSPTRSMLLSGTDNHIAGLGQMREFINRIPEKFADKPGYEGYLNFRIAALPEILKEAGYYNFISGKWHLGFSEEHWPDKRGFHKSFTLIPGAGNHYKYYPKDEDGHLKFMTPIFESDGRKIDPDKEIPDDFYSTDYFTEKFLSFLDSEEREDRPFLGLLTYTAPHWPYQAPQEVIEKYKGVYDDGPRKLRERRLKDAIKLGIIPEGIDPHAVETHKDSAWDDLTPEEQQTEAKIMEIYAAMVEIMDTNIGKVLDRVEELGELDNTFIVFMSDNGAEGMLMEAMATVSQNFQYFISKYYNNAYDNLGNKDSFVWYSEEWAQAATAPYYMYKMWASEGGIRCPLIVSHPDLIPEEDNGGIKDGFVTVMDILPTILELANVKHPAPDFQGRQVATVRGSSWVDYLSHNSDEVHNDDKIIGWELFAQQAIRKGKYKALYIPKPLGSDKWQLFNIRTDPGETTDLADENPEVLAEMINYWSEYVAETGLVEVTDVFYDRVKMEYETKRLY comes from the coding sequence ATGACAGCTATATCTAAAAGACCAAATTTCATTGTCATCGTTGCCGACGATTTGGGATTCACAGACACATCTGCATTTGGAGGTGAAATCAACACCCCTAACTTGAACAAACTTGCTCAAAGAGGACTTAGGTTTACAGACTTTCATACTGCATCAGCATGTTCACCAACAAGATCGATGTTACTATCTGGTACAGACAACCATATTGCTGGATTGGGTCAAATGAGGGAATTTATCAACAGAATTCCCGAAAAGTTTGCTGATAAACCAGGTTATGAAGGTTATTTAAATTTCAGAATTGCTGCATTACCTGAAATTCTAAAAGAAGCAGGATATTACAACTTTATTTCTGGTAAATGGCACCTTGGTTTTTCGGAAGAACATTGGCCCGATAAAAGAGGGTTCCATAAATCATTCACACTAATCCCAGGTGCGGGAAATCATTATAAATATTATCCAaaggatgaagatggaCACTTGAAATTTATGACACCAATATTTGAGTCTGATGGTAGGAAGATTGATCCTGACAAAGAGATACCTGATGATTTTTACAGTACCGACTATTTCACTGAAAAGTTTCTTAGCTTTTTAGATTCCGAAGAGAGGGAAGACCGACCATTTCTTGGATTGCTAACTTATACTGCACCACATTGGCCATATCAAGCCCCACAAGAAGTTATAGAGAAATACAAGGGTGTGTATGATGATGGACCAAGAAAGTtaagagaaagaagattGAAGGACGCCATTAAGCTGGGAATCATTCCAGAGGGCATTGATCCGCATGCAGTTGAAACTCACAAAGACTCTGCTTGGGATGATTTGACTCCAGAAGAACAACAAACAGAGGCAAAAATCATGGAAATTTATGCGGCAATGGTAGAGATTATGGACACGAATATTGGTAAGGTCCTCGATAGAGTTGAGGAGCTAGGTGAACTAGATAACACCTTTATAGTTTTCATGTCCGATAACGGTGCTGAAGGCATGTTAATGGAAGCAATGGCAACTGTATCACAgaatttccaatatttCATTTCTAAATACTATAACAATGCCTATGATAATCTAGGAAACAAAgattcttttgtttggtaTTCTGAAGAGTGGGCACAGGCTGCAACTGCACCGTATTATATGTATAAGATGTGGGCTTCAGAAGGAGGTATTAGATGTCCTCTAATAGTGAGTCATCCTGATTTAATTCCAGAGGAGGATAACGGAGGTATCAAGGATGGATTTGTCACGGTGATGGACATCTTACCAACCATTTTAGAATTGGCCAATGTGAAACATCCAGCCCCTGATTTTCAGGGCAGACAAGTTGCTACTGTTCGTGGGTCCTCGTGGGTAGACTATCTCTCCCACAACAGTGATGAGGTTCACAATGACGACAAGATCATTGGCTGGGAGCTATTTGCACAACAAGCCATACGGAAGGGGAAATATAAGGCCCTCTACATTCCAAAACCTTTAGGGTCGGATAAGTGGCAGTTGTTCAATATCCGAACCGATCCCGGTGAGACAACAGACCTTGCAGATGAAAATCCAGAAGTTTTGGCTGAAATGATCAATTATTGGTCTGAATATGTCGCTGAGACCGGTCTCGTTGAGGTTACAGACGTGTTTTACGATAGGGTCAAGATGGAATATGAAACCAAACGTTTATATTGA
- a CDS encoding uncharacterized protein (PKUD0A06630; similar to Saccharomyces cerevisiae YDL173W (PAR32); ancestral locus Anc_7.362), whose amino-acid sequence MSLNAVVSTGRGGAGNMVGNRVEADKADEVIMTEEEFKRYNSSHHLNRHQHQHQHHHHDHHHDQGDGHDHSGSNSHGTVGHKPNKVYEPTIDEDKTYHHDATGKIYASSGRGGAGNITKFEKPPSALVQDGERQEIGLSPVFSTGRGGAGNIHKADRATKTKVTLESELSEQLSPIHSTPSRKSRGSRGGCENGEERVGFLGKLKKFFK is encoded by the coding sequence ATGTCATTGAACGCAGTAGTATCTACGGGGAGAGGGGGTGCCGGAAATATGGTTGGCAATCGAGTCGAAGCCGACAAGGCTGACGAAGTTATTATGACCGAGGAGGAATTCAAGCGGTACAACAGCTCACATCATTTGAATAgacaccaacaccaacaccaacaccatCATCATGATCACCACCATGATCAGGGGGATGGCCACGACCATAGTGGCAGCAACAGCCATGGGACTGTAGGCCACAAGCCAAATAAGGTATATGAGCCGACGATAGACGAGGACAAGACGTACCACCATGATGCGACGGGGAAGATATATGCGTCGTCTGGCCGTGGAGGAGCTGGGAACATCACGAAGTTTGAGAAGCCGCCGAGTGCGTTAGTACAGGATGGGGAGAGACAAGAGATTGGGTTGAGTCCTGTGTTCAGTACAGGACGAGGAGGGGCCGGCAACATACACAAGGCCGATCGGGCGACCAAGACCAAGGTAACATTAGAGAGTGAACTAAGTGAGCAGCTATCTCCCATACATTCTACACCATCGAGGAAGTCACGAGGTTCTAGAGGTGGGTGTGAGAATGGGGAGGAGAGAGTTGGGTTTCTTGGTAAGCTCAAGAAGTTTTTCAAGTGA
- a CDS encoding uncharacterized protein (PKUD0A06610; similar to Saccharomyces cerevisiae YPR036W (VMA13); ancestral locus Anc_7.450), with product MTTDLTFSPLRLESDIVAHALARLRNLPLSWTSIKSSAIDSNQLSLLRELSQFPYAEDPVQRGAYINERQDQFAATCLHVLTALTNQGETETQLFNKSDLVNFLLSIIYDGASYNNQFILKLYTSHKDYTPFVSLLNLELDDISKILSLYTIVSFLTLVGETKGNVKIVKSVYLELTKYLKASTQLQYIGLQLLKELLNVKSCRGYFNASSELLDILEDKSIELQMKYLTIYALWVISFDSAKINLIIKEHPNLIPVLFNLANDAIKEKVTRLSISILVNIITLNPSLATLKKYHLANGLTITKNLIDRKWSDEDLKNDLNLLLHQLNDSLKDLTTFDEYENELLTHHLHWSPCHANQEFWVDNIEKFKANNWSLVRQLIELLDYNVNDNEQLFVNQAIVCFDLGMIIKLDDSIVRFINNNGYKEKIMQLMNSPNSNVKFEALRTTQLLVSKTL from the coding sequence ATGACCACAGACCTCACATTCTCCCCATTGCGTCTAGAGAGTGACATTGTTGCCCATGCCTTGGCCCGTCTTAGAAACCTCCCCCTCTCGTGGACTTCGATAAAATCAAGTGCAATCGACAGCAACCAGCTATCTCTTTTGAGAGAACTCTCCCAGTTCCCCTATGCAGAGGACCCCGTTCAGAGAGGCGCCTACATCAACGAAAGACAGGACCAGTTTGCTGCCACCTGTCTTCACGTCCTAACAGCTCTAACCAACCAGGGAGAAACCGAAACTCAGCTATTCAATAAATCAGACTTGGTCAACTTCCTGCTTTCTATAATTTACGATGGCGCCTCCTATAATAACCAATTTATACTTAAACTCTACACCTCCCACAAAGACTACACTCCCTTTGTCTCTTTGCTTAACTTGGAACTTGACGATATCTCCAAAATACTATCCCTATATACAATTGTGTCCTTCTTGACTCTTGTTGGTGAAACCAAGGGGAATGTCAAGATCGTCAAGTCGGTCTATTTGGAATTGACCAAATACTTGAAGGCGTCCACCCAATTGCAATATATTGGCCTGCAGCTCTTGAAGGAACTATTGAATGTCAAATCCTGTAGGGGATACTTCAATGCATCATCTGAATTGCTCGACATTCTGGAAGATAAGTCAATTGAATTGCAGATGAAATATTTGACAATTTATGCCTTGTGGGTCATTTCTTTCGACTCCGCTAAAATCAACTTGATTATCAAAGAACACCCCAACTTGATCCCCGTGTTGTTCAATCTAGCCAATGATgcaattaaagaaaaagtcaCTAGATTGTCGATCTCGATACTTGTCAATATAATCACTCTCAACCCTTCTTTGGcaactttgaagaaataccATTTAGCAAATGGATTGACAATTACTAAAAACTTGATTGACAGAAAATGGTCTGATGAAGATCTCAAAAATGACTTGAACCTTTTATTGCATCAACTAAACGATTCGTTGAAAGATTTGACAACATTCgatgaatatgaaaatGAGTTGTTGACCCATCACTTGCACTGGTCACCTTGTCATGCAAATCAGGAATTTTGGGTAGATAATATCGAGAAATTCAAAGCAAACAATTGGAGCTTAGTTAGGCAATTAATTGAGTTGTTGGATTATAATGTTAATGATAACGAGCAACTCTTTGTGAACCAGGCAATAGTTTGCTTTGATTTGGGTATGATCATCAAATTGGACGACTCAATTGTTAGgtttatcaacaacaacggTTATAAGGAGAAAATTATGCAGTTGATGAATTCTCCTAATTCAAATGTTAAATTCGAAGCTTTAAGGACAACTCAATTGTTAGTATCAAAGACTTTGTAG